The following proteins come from a genomic window of Triticum aestivum cultivar Chinese Spring chromosome 6A, IWGSC CS RefSeq v2.1, whole genome shotgun sequence:
- the LOC123127314 gene encoding U-box domain-containing protein 34, producing the protein MASASPPPSVAVAVRPGGSASRRAARWAAASLLGDEGADRAVAIAFVHVIPTLTFVPSPAGERVPVARAGHQVVEAHSRDRHASVQEALLPFRRLAKANVETVVVEGDGVAETLVRYAAESGVRSLVLGSGSFRWFHRVMSSPDVPTAVLKTTQNACNVFVVCKRRLIVKVAGHPQAGMSGTNLSIHSITHKAFAETQMSLLSDSSTEAETLSVSSGSQARCSYSASSDASAGSESSVLVHIVSGDALQAGTDVNQRYDSHSLLKKVSYGASNSSDECQSIDEVEKLRKELKETLVMYDKACDDLVHAKKKIQVLSNECSEEARKVENALRKEKILKQLAADEKAKHLEAINEVEQAKRSFTREAYSKHKAEMVGCIISLDKEKIVDAILSTSKNCRRYSKHEIELATGNFSEARKIGEGGYGNVYRCTLDHIEVAVKIIQQDSTDKTDEFLKEVEILSQLHHPNLVLLIGFCPEIGCLVYEYLENGSLEDQLLNNKRHQPLHWFLRFRIIFEVSCGLAFLHGRKPEPIVHRDLKPANILLDKNYVGKIGDAGFAKVISDLVPDWQTEYTDTIVAGTMYYMDPEYQQTGTVRPKSDLFGLGVIILQMLTGKHPNGLIVSVENAIKSRSLPYILDRTQTDWPVAEAEMLAKLGLRCTALKCRDRPDLESEVLPELEEILHRVSSIVNMRNPNSRAPGHFICPITQGLMDDPYVAADGHTYEHHAIKDWLRKHKVSPITRCKLLNLSIIPNHSLHAAIQQWKKSQTAQTQPWK; encoded by the exons AtggcctccgcctcgccgccgccctccgtcgccgtcgccgtccgccCCGGCGGTAGCgcgagccgccgcgccgcgcggtgggcggcggccagcctcctaGGCGACGAGGGCGCAGACCgcgccgtcgccatcgccttcgTCCACGTCATCCCCACGCTCACATTCGTCCCCTCCCCGG CCGGGGAGCGGGTGCCGGTGGCGCGGGCGGGGCACCAGGTGGTGGAGGCGCACTCCCGAGACCGGCACGCGAGCGTGCAGGAGGCGCTGCTCCCCTTCCGCCGCCTCGCCAAAGCGAAT GTGGAGACGGTTGTGGTGGAAGGCGATGGCGTGGCGGAGACGCTTGTGCGGTACGCGGCGGAGTCCGGCGTACGGAGCCTGGTGCTAGGCTCGGGCTCCTTCCGGTGGTTCCACAG GGTGATGAGTAGTCCTGATGTACCCACCGCTGTCCTGAAAACTACGCAAAATGCGTGCAATGTATTTGTTGTATGCAAGCGAAGATTAATCGTGAAAGTTGCAGGACATCCTCAAGCAGGCA TGTCTGGCACAAACTTAAGCATTCATTCAATTACTCACAAAGCGTTTGCAGAAACGCAGATGAGCTTGTTGTCTGACAGTTCTACAGAGGCTGAGACGCTCTCAGTATCATCAGGCTCACAGGCCCGTTGCTCGTATAGTGCTAGTTCGGATGCTAGTGCAGGTTCAGAAAGCAGTGTATTAGTCCACATAGTAAGTGGAGATGCATTGCAAGCAGGAACAGATGTAAATCAAAGATATGATTCTCATAGCCTTTTGAAGAAAGTTTCTTATGGTGCCTCAAACTCAAGTGATGAG TGTCAATCTATAGATGAAGTAGAAAAGCTGAGGAAGGAATTGAAGGAAACCTTGGTGATGTATGATAAAGCCTGCGATGATCTCGTCCATGCTAAGAAAAAG ATTCAGGTACTTTCGAACGAATGTTCTGAAGAAGCAAGGAAGGTAGAGAATGCGTTACGCAAGGAGAAAATTCTGAAGCAACTAGCAGCAGATGAGAAAGCAAAACATTTGGAAGCCATTAACGAAGTTGAGCAAGCAAAAAGATCATTCACCAGGGAGGCCTACTCTAAGCATAAGGCTGAAATGGTAGGTTGCATAATTTCTCTCGATAAGGAGAAAATTGTAGATGCTATTCTGTCAACTAGCAAAAATTGCAGGCGGTACTCGAAACATGAAATAGAACTTGCCACTGGTAACTTCTCTGAAGCAAGGAAGATCGGTGAAGGAGGTTATGGGAATGTGTATAGGTGCACCCTTGATCACATTGAAGTAGCTGTCAAGATCATTCAGCAGGATTCCACCGACAAAACTGACGAGTTCTTGAAGGAG GTTGAGATTCTTAGCCAACTTCACCATCCCAACTTGGTTTTATTAATTGGTTTCTGTCCTGAAATCGGCTGTCTTGTATATGAATACTTGGAGAATGGAAGCCTAGAAGATCAACTTCTTAACAACAAAAGGCATCAGCCACTGCATTGGTTCCTCCGGTTTCGTATCATCTTTGAAGTGTCCTGTGGGCTTGCTTTCTTGCATGGAAGGAAGCCAGAGCCTATAGTCCACCGTGACCTGAAACCTGCAAACATCCTGTTGGACAAGAACTACGTGGGTAAAATCGGCGATGCTGGTTTCGCGAAGGTCATATCTGATCTGGTCCCTGACTGGCAAACCGAATACACAGATACCATTGTTGCTGGCACCATGTACTACATGGATCCTGAGTACCAGCAAACCGGGACTGTTCGGCCGAAATCGGATCTGTTCGGTCTGGGAGTCATCATTCTTCAGATGCTAACTGGCAAGCACCCAAACGGCCTCATCGTAAGCGTAGAAAACGCTATCAAAAGCAGGTCACTTCCATATATCCTCGACAGAACTCAAACCGACTGGCCAGTCGCCGAGGCGGAAATGTTGGCAAAGCTCGGTTTGCGATGCACTGCTCTAAAATGCAGGGATAGGCCTGATCTTGAGTCGGAGGTGCTGCCGGAGCTGGAGGAAATACTGCACAGGGTTTCCTCCATTGTCAACATGAGAAACCCAAACTCACGAGCACCAGGCCACTTCATCTGCCCCATAACACAG GGGTTGATGGATGATCCGTATGTCGCTGCTGATGGACACACCTATGAGCATCATGCCATCAAAGATTGGCTCAGGAAACACAAGGTGTCGCCAATCACAAGGTGCAAGCTTCTGAACTTATCCATAATCCCAAACCATTCGCTGCACGCGGCGATACAGCAGTGGAAGAAGTCACAGACAGCCCAGACGCAGCCTTGGAAATGA